AAGCATTTGATGATTTTGCCGGGGGAGAAGTAGATGAAGTGCTTTTGAAAAAGATACTAGGGTTAGACTAAATATTTAGGCAATCTGATAAAAAGTTAATTTTATTCTGCGATGTTTTGAACCCGCAATTCTGAAAGGCAATAACTTTTTTTATCTTTGCCAGATTGCTAAAATTTAATAAAATTGGATTGCCAAAATTATAGATTTTAAATCAATGAGAATATATTTTAAAGTCAAATTTACTTTAGCAGTAAAATATAATTTCTGAATTTTAAGTTTTTATTCATTCATAATTATTAATTAAACAATATAAATCAATTTTAAATGGCTTTTACAAAAATTAAAGTAGCCAATCCTGTTGTCGAGCTGGATGGTGATGAAATGACAAGAATAATCTGGAAGTTTATTAAAGACAAATTAATTACACCTTATCTGGATATTGATATTAAATATTACGATCTGGGTATCGAATACCGTGATGAAACAGATGATCAGGTAACTATTGATGCTGCAAATGCTATCAGAGAATATGGAGTAGGAATCAAATGTGCAACTATTACACCTGATGAGGCCAGAGTAGAAGAGTTTAAACTCAAACAAATGTGGAAATCTCCCAACGGAACTATCCGTAACATTCTGGATGGTACCGTTTTCAGAGAACCAATCGTGATGAACAATATCCCCAGATTGGTTCCCAACTGGACATCTCCGATTATCGTTGGCAGACATGCATTTGGTGATCAGTACAGAGCAACCGATGTTGTAATTAAAGGAAAAGGTAAGCTTACCATGTCATTCACATCTGAAGATGGTGAAGTTTCAACATGGGAAGTATTTAACTTCAAAGGTGATGGTGTTGCCATGTCTATGTATAATACAGACGAAAGTATAAAAGGGTTTGCCCATTCTTGTTTCAATATGGCTATCAGTAAAAAATGGCCGTTATACTTATCCACTAAAAATACCATCCTTAAAAAATATGACGGACGATTTAAAGATATTTTTGAAGAAATTTATCTGAGAGATTATAAATCCAAAATGGACGAAATTGGTATAGTGTATGAACACAGACTGATTGATGACATGGTAGCCAGTGCCTTAAAATGGAATGGCAATTTTGTCTGGGCATGTAAAAATTATGATGGTGATGTACAATCGGATACAGTTGCTCAGGGATTCGGTTCACTCGGACTGATGACATCTGTTCTTATCACACCGGATGGCAAAACCATGGAGTCAGAGGCGGCACACGGTACTGTTACACGTCATTACAGAGATCATCAGGCTGGTAAAAGAACATCAACTAATCCTATTGCATCTATATATGCCTGGACAAGAGGATTAGCCTTCAGAGGAAAGCTGGATGGAAACCAGCCATTAATTGACTTTGCAAATGCAATAGAAGATGTATGTGTAGAGACAGTGGAAGGCGGTAAAATGACTAAAGACCTTGCCGTAATTCTTCATGGAAATAAGGTAGAGCATGGTAAACATTTCCTTTATACAGAAGAATTTCTGGAAGCTTTGGACGCAGGTTTAAAAT
The genomic region above belongs to Saprospiraceae bacterium and contains:
- a CDS encoding isocitrate dehydrogenase (NADP(+)) codes for the protein MAFTKIKVANPVVELDGDEMTRIIWKFIKDKLITPYLDIDIKYYDLGIEYRDETDDQVTIDAANAIREYGVGIKCATITPDEARVEEFKLKQMWKSPNGTIRNILDGTVFREPIVMNNIPRLVPNWTSPIIVGRHAFGDQYRATDVVIKGKGKLTMSFTSEDGEVSTWEVFNFKGDGVAMSMYNTDESIKGFAHSCFNMAISKKWPLYLSTKNTILKKYDGRFKDIFEEIYLRDYKSKMDEIGIVYEHRLIDDMVASALKWNGNFVWACKNYDGDVQSDTVAQGFGSLGLMTSVLITPDGKTMESEAAHGTVTRHYRDHQAGKRTSTNPIASIYAWTRGLAFRGKLDGNQPLIDFANAIEDVCVETVEGGKMTKDLAVILHGNKVEHGKHFLYTEEFLEALDAGLKLKLGIA